In the genome of Porphyrobacter sp. ULC335, one region contains:
- a CDS encoding ArdC family protein has protein sequence MAHTVTASIYDTITNQIIAALERGTADYTLPWHRSSAPLTRPINAVTRKAYRGVNVLALWASAEAQDFGHGLWATYRQWQSLGAQVRKGEKASPIVFYKVLDKAEGSEDEARENVGRIFAQGSHVFNIAQVEGYALPEVPEAEAFDPVPDVEAFIAATGAAIRIQGDSAHYTPSTDTITMPDRERFFATNTASAVQNWCAILLHELVHWTGADHRLARTFGKRFGDEAYAMEELVAELGSAFLCGDLGLSVTPRPDHACYLASWLKVLKGDNRAIFTAASAAAKAAEWLGEAEG, from the coding sequence ATGGCCCATACCGTAACCGCCAGCATCTACGACACCATCACCAACCAGATCATCGCCGCGCTGGAGCGCGGCACCGCCGACTACACTCTTCCCTGGCACCGCAGTAGCGCCCCGCTGACGCGGCCGATCAATGCGGTCACCCGCAAGGCCTATCGCGGGGTCAATGTCCTCGCCCTCTGGGCCAGCGCCGAGGCACAGGACTTCGGCCACGGTCTCTGGGCGACCTATCGCCAGTGGCAGTCACTCGGCGCGCAGGTCCGCAAGGGCGAGAAGGCCTCGCCGATCGTGTTCTACAAGGTGCTGGACAAGGCCGAAGGCAGCGAAGACGAGGCGCGCGAGAACGTGGGCAGGATCTTCGCGCAGGGCTCGCATGTATTCAACATCGCGCAGGTCGAGGGCTATGCTTTGCCCGAGGTACCGGAAGCCGAGGCCTTTGATCCTGTCCCCGATGTCGAGGCCTTCATCGCTGCCACGGGTGCCGCCATCCGCATCCAGGGCGACAGCGCCCACTACACGCCCTCCACCGACACGATCACCATGCCCGACCGCGAGCGGTTCTTCGCCACAAACACCGCCAGCGCGGTGCAGAACTGGTGTGCCATTCTGCTCCATGAGCTCGTGCACTGGACCGGGGCCGATCACCGTCTCGCTCGCACTTTCGGCAAGCGCTTCGGCGACGAGGCCTATGCGATGGAAGAGTTGGTCGCGGAGCTTGGCTCAGCCTTCCTGTGCGGTGATCTGGGCCTGTCGGTCACCCCGCGTCCTGATCATGCCTGCTACCTCGCCAGCTGGCTGAAGGTGCTCAAGGGCGACAACCGAGCGATTTTCACTGCCGCCAGTGCGGCGGCGAAGGCGGCGGAGTGGTTGGGGGAAGCAGAAGGGTGA
- a CDS encoding helix-turn-helix transcriptional regulator codes for MSNATDRIIRLKTVLDRTGLSRSTVYRKIAEGTFPSQVRISVHGAGWRESAINRWIADPVGYREEIAAQGAQTQNAVEGSR; via the coding sequence ATGTCGAACGCAACCGACAGGATCATCCGCCTAAAAACAGTTCTCGACCGAACGGGTCTCTCCCGCTCGACGGTCTATCGCAAGATCGCCGAGGGCACGTTTCCGAGCCAGGTCAGGATCAGCGTGCACGGCGCTGGCTGGCGCGAATCCGCCATCAATCGCTGGATCGCTGACCCGGTCGGCTATCGAGAGGAGATTGCCGCCCAAGGCGCGCAGACACAAAACGCCGTGGAAGGCTCACGCTAG